A stretch of DNA from Glycine max cultivar Williams 82 chromosome 18, Glycine_max_v4.0, whole genome shotgun sequence:
agaaagaaaggaacttGGGGTCTAATCTCATTCGATGATCAACTAATGGTTAACATGTGGAGGGActaaaattgtgtaattttaaaaaattgaaagaccaaaatttaaaaataggaaaactaatatattacaaactaaaaattagaggagactaaaataacaatttagaaagaaaaaaaaatacatttgtttGAATGGGGATGCTAATTGTTGCCTCCAACATTTGTTGGAATCATAAGGGAGTGTTACCCAGCGTGTAAATAGGTTCAAGCAATAATCACACACAAATCTAGCATATTGACATGTTCATTCAAACTCTGCTCCCGCATAATACTGTAATATCCatcctttgtttttgttttttttttttttttaccaaagtcaccttaaaaaatcatttattttaataaagggTATTTGCTAaagatttattatataaatccttttttatcataaaaattcaaacaatgacattctctctctctctctctaaattttaagagtttttgaaaataaaattataaatttaaaaattcaccaaactaataatgttaattatttggGTTTATTTGATGGTGtaaatttgtctctttactcTTGAGCAAtaccattttcaaatcattccCCTtaggtttctattttttttctctattctaATGGCTCCCAAAAACTATTACTTAAACTcaataaatttagataaaattaaatttacatgGCCATTTCCACGGTTAAAGGTTATAGTGAtcttcaagagagaaagaaaataaaagttattaataattattgtaaatacGTTGTTTTAGTgggaatttaaaattgatagaaagcattaatattgtttataatttaacaaaaatatgaaagagaattaaaatttgtaacattTTAAACAGTGGTAGTAAAATAGGCAAAATTCACAAGAAAAGTGGGAACAAAACGCGAAAAAAAAGTTGAGAACAAAAtttgttagaaaaataataaattggaggaaaaatttataattaaacctaataaatattaagataaaatatctAAAACACTGACATAATATATTGCACCTTAGAAAAAATAACGATAAAATTGaggttgttatttattttaaagattagAATTCAGTAAGGATttattatcttaatcttttttatCACAAATTTAAACTAcgacatttatttctttttcaaaatttaaacacaCATTTTGATaggatttcaaaattcaaagtacacgtaagaaaaatttgagaacaacatttgttagaaaaataataaatcggAGGTAAAATTTATAGTTAAACCCAATAAATATTAAGATATAGTATCTAAAATCTGACATAAAATATCTATTaaacttattaaatttaattaaaatttagattgTGGTACGCTATTAACAAATTGAGAATATCTATTTAAAAAGGTAGTAAAATTTGCAACATTTTAAACAGTGGTAGGAAAATTTTCACTCCGgtcattataatataattattattgctcttataaattataattataatttgatatatatatatatatatatatatatatatatatatatataaagtagacTTGGCTTCGAATGACTTCAACACGGAGAACAAAGAGTTAGATAAGCTCTTGGGAGGTTATTATTGCCTCTTCCCCTCAGCCTGAGGTTCTTGCTCCTGCAGTTCctattgttcttgttgttgccGCTGCTCCTGCCCCTACTATTAAGGTTCCTACATGTGGGTGGTTTCAAGTTCCTTCCCTTCGGAGAATTGTCATTCCTGCTCGCACTGCTTGGGTTCCTTCCCCTCAAGGAGTTGCAAAGTCACTGGATGAGATATTCAATGGGATTTCATTTGATGAGGTGAAGGTGCCGAGAATCTACCCACACCACTTGCTGCCATATAATTTGGAGTCCAATCACCTCAATTTATCCCATGACTCCAATGACTTATCCCGGTCAGTTCGTCTCAATAAATACATGCGTCggacaaaagaagaataaaGGTGCTTAATAATgacacttttaaaatttgattttctgaTTTCCATAAACTTAATTTGGTATATCAAGcttaacatatttatatatattacatgtGCTCTTTTGTGACAGGTTATTTCTCATTGGGCTTGAGATATGTGGTGAGAGAAATTGGAAAGACATTTCACAACAATTTGTTCTATCAAAAACTCCATCTCAAGTTGCAAGCTATGCTCAAAAATACTTCCAAAACAAGAATGTCCCAATGAaagtgagaaaaagaaaaaagcatccATGATCCAACCTTAGAAGACATTGACATGATTGCTACTTCCTACAATAATCAACATAATTGGGTTCCTTCTCCTCCAAATTTTGCAGTAGTGCAGCCACATGAAAAGCAACAAGCACAACATATATGCAACAATTTGACTCTTATAACCCATCTCATCAAATGGGTGGATTCAAAAATTTTAACGGGGACCATCACCTGAATGAGCTTGATCTTGTTGTGAATCCATTCCTACACAATATGCCTCATCAAATGGGTGGATAAGGATATTCTAATGATTGGCCTCACCATAATGAGTACAAGAAATAAATGCGCTGGACGGAAGAAGAACACATGTCATTTCTCTATGGGCTTGAGATATGTGGTGAGGAAAATTGGAAAGACATTTCACAACTATTTGTTCTATCAAAAAATCCAACTCAAGTTGCAAGCCATGCTCAAAAATACTTCCAACACAAGAATACCCCAAAGAAagtgagaaaaagaagaagcatcCATGACACAACCTCAGAAGAAGACATTGACATGATTGTTACTTCTCACATTAATCAATATAATTGGGTTCCTCCTCCAACTTTTGCAGTGCAGCCACATGAAAtgcaacaaacaaaacatatacAACAATTCGACTCTTATAACCCATCTCATCAAATGGGTGGATTCAAAAATTTTAACGAGGGCCATCACCTGAATGAGCTTGATCTTGTTGTGAAACCATTCATACACAATATGCCTCATTAAATGGGCGGATATGGATTTTCTAATGATTGGCCTTACCATAATGAGCACAAGAAATACACGCTTTGGACGGAAGAAGAACACGGGTCTTTTCTTAGTGAGCTTGAGATATGTGGTGAGGGAAATTAAAAAGCCATTTCAAAGAATTTTGTTCCATCAAAAACTCTAAGTCAAATTGCAAGTCATGCTAAAAAACAGTTCAAACGCAAGAATGTCCCACAGAAAGTGAGGAAAAGGAGAAGCATCCATGACCCTTAGAAAACACTGACATGATTGATACTTCCCACAATAATCAACATAATTGggttccttctcctcctccaaaTTTTGCAGTGCATCCACATGAAGAGCAACAAACACAACATATGCAGCAATTCGACTCTTATAACCCATCTCATCAAATGGGTGGATTCAAAAATTTTAACGGGGGCCATCACCAGAATGAGCTTAATCTTGTTGTGTAACCTTTCCTACACAATATGCCTCATCAAATGGGCGGATATGGATATTCTAATGATTGGCTTCACCACAATGAGCACAAGAAATACAAGCATTGGACGGAAGAAGAACACATGTCATTTCTTCGTGGGCTTGAGATATGTGGTGAGGGAAATTGGAAAgatatttcaaaacaatttgTTCTATCAAAATCTTCAACTCAAGTTACAAGCCATGCTTAAAAATATTTCCAACACAAGAATGCCCCAAAGAAAGACAGGAAAAGAAGAAGCATCCATGACACAACCTTAGAAGACATTGACATGATTGTTACTTCCCACATTAATCAACATAATTGGGTTcctactcctcctcctcctcctccatttTTTGTAGTGTATCCGCATGAAATGCAACAAGCAAAACATATGAAACAATTCAACTCTTATAATCCATCTCATCAAATGGGtggattaaaagtttttaacgGGGGCCATCATCGGAATGAGCTTAATCTTGTTGTGAAATTGTTCATACACAATATGCCTCATCAAATGGGCGGATATGGATTTTCTAATGATTGGTCTCACCATAATGAGCACAAGAAATACACGCGTTGGATGGAAGAAGAACACAGGTCGTTTCTCCATGGGCTTGAGATATGTGGTGAGGGAAATTGGAAAAAGACATTTCAAAGAATTTTGTTCCATCAAAACTCTGAGTCAAATTACAAGTCATGCTAAAAAATTCTTCAAACGCAAGAATGTCCCACAGAAAGTAAGGAAAAGAAGAAGCATCCATGACACAACCTTAGAAGACATTGACATGATTGTTACTCCCCACATTGATAAACCTAATTGggttcttcctcttcttctaaaTTTGGCAGTGTAGTCACATGAAATCCAACAAGCAATACATATGCATCAGTTCAACTCGTTTAACCCATCTCATCAAATGGGTGGATTCAGAAATTTTAATGGGGCTATCACCCGAATGAGCTTGATCTTGCTGTGCAATTATTCCTACACAATATGTCTCATCATATGGGCGTATATGGATATTCTAATGATTGGCCTCATCACAATGAGCAcaagaaatgatttttttgtctAGACCTAGTAGTACAATATATTTAGGTGTTCCCTCTTTTTGCTTTGATCATCATGCCCGTAATGTTTTGGGGCTTCCTCAGTATAGGTTCACTTTTAATTGACATGGGTTGTGGTCTAGTCCCCGCGTAATGTCTTGTTATTGGTCTTTTGGCAATAAATTGGGATTGGTGTGGAAGGGGATAAATTGGCTTTAGGTGCCAACATAGTTGGGATGCTTAGCTTTATTTTGATTCCTAACTCATCCTTTTTCTAAAACAATAATGACTTTTTGGGAACTGAATGAAAGGAGCAGCAACCTATTGATAGTAGCATTGATGCATGTAATCCAGAGGCTATAGTAGACCTTAGTCatcaattttgaattaaaagtatatttggGGAAGGTGTTAGTGGTGCTTCTCATTCGCATTAGTATCAACAACCATATGCACCCTATCCTCATAAGTTCCAATCAAAAGACATACATCTCTCTTTGAGGACAAATGAATGCCTTGCTTTTTAGGTCTAGTTGTAAAATAATGATACCTACAAGCTATTTCCATACACAACAATGATAACAATATTTATTGTCATTACATCATTTGTAAATTTCAGCTTTCTTGTTACATCACTTATGCTATCCATTGATCACCATACTCGTGTTTTGTTTTCAGTTCAAGGTTATGGTAAGAAAGAATGCAAAACCATTAAAAGTAGTCCCTAACTATGCACAAATGATGTGTTACACCAGTCATACTAAAACCATTTTAATCTCATGTTAATTCATAAATGAATGTAGCAATTGGAAACTGCAAGTAGTACTCAAAATACTACTCAAACGAATAGGATCATGTGACAGTAACTACtattattcataattaattcattgaGAATCTTACCCGTCTTATACTAAATCCATAATTCAGTTATCTAAACATGTAACTAGGTATTCTGTTGACAATTATTCCCGTTATTTCAATTAACTTCATTGTTTCAAAACAAAGAACAAGCTACTTTGGTTGCAAATATTAGTAGCATttgttgaaaaacaaaacaagtaaTGCTCTTATTATTGCTTGGAGTAGTCATGGATTTAGGTCTCTTAAGCAATTGGTTAGGAATTTGAATTCTAACTCTTGTGTATGAAAAAACCTGGTTGAAAGGAGGCAATCTACCTTTAAGCATGTTTAGATCTCTcgaaaaatattagtttatttgAACAACAGAAATATTCCTTGCACACATCATATGTATaccaaaataaaaggataaagcacatgaattcctttttttcttcaaactgCTAGTTTTTAGACACACAACTcactatatataataagtttatcaaattttataataaatatattaaaaatcatacaaaaaataatttatgattaactAACGGTATAATATTTCATAACAGAGAAAAATACGTAATAAACTTAGTTCTTTCATCCTGTGACACTCAATGAACAATGATTATTTCCTTGAACTCTTGCAACCTTCATAATGGTTTAGAAAATGGATCCAAATCTTAGACTAGAAAACAATCGAGATCAAATAATGATGACAAACAACAATTAATGTACCTAGACAACCATATGAATTGTAGCATGGTGCCATCTTTTCTACATTGAACATATATCATATGCTTATCATCTCAAGGTGGTTGTAGAAATTAGATTAAGGTCTGCCTGAAGAATTTTGCATCTAGTTGATGCAAACATTACAATATTAGATCTAATAACCGGGTATAAGTATGACCTACAAGTATAACCCTCCTTTTCCAAAAGGGACCATAAagtaatcaacaaataaaagtgGCTCAGGAGAGGCCAAAAACAGTTACTAGCTTTAGTAGCATAGCTTTCAATGGCCATTAACTGTAAAAGACCAGTTAGTGAGTTGGTAAAACCATTCTTCTGATTCTCCAATTTGTGGAACTCATTTTCTATGGTCTTGGCTATTTTGGCATCATCAGGGTCTGGCTCTGGTATGTCTACACAGAAGGACCCTTGTCTGATTGGTGAAATTGACTCCATAATGATGGCTTGTTGCTTGATGTGATTGTAGAGTTGTTGATGGAAGGCATGATTGAAGGAGAAACAATTTTCAGAGTTTCCTGAAGCATGATGTTTGGATGACTTGGAATCTTCTTTTCTGCAGAAGTGTGGAAGGGATGCATAGTCCATGACCTACAACAAGTTTGAAAAGAACTTGAGTATATTAGAAGTCTTTTTAGTTGTAACAAATGTAGGAAGAAAGGACAACTTTGATTAGCTTCCTTCTAAAGTctaaagatgaaattcaaaggtAATAtgagatgagagagagagagaaattctTAATGACAAGAATAATTATGCGTAGGATGAAACAGTATGAAATATTTGATACATCACATCCTCCATGATGCAAAGGTAGGACACTATGCAGATCTTGTCAAATTTTACCTTGTATAaccagttataaaaaaaattgatcaaatcTTGTTTCTTAAGAgacgagttaaaatgaaatattagcatctttacaataataatttaacagtATTGAACAAGAAACTAGCAAACAAAATCCACAAGCATGATGATGCTGTTATCAGGGCCAGTGTAACAACACCACTAATATGACAAGTGAAAGAAGATTGGGTTAGACCTAGATCTGAAGTAAAATATAACTGCTGCAATTAGTCAAGAGAACCAACAGGCGAACTCATACATATGGCATTGGTGATATTGTGATAGCTAAAAGTAGATTGTTGAAAATAATGTTGACATTTACCCTTAGTAATTCCTCCTTCCCACAACCTTGCAGCACCTGGATTTTTCTCCTGGTTCTTTCTTGCAAAAGAGGCTTCACAACCTTCCAAatattattgaagaaaaaatatttgagcTGTTAatctttggattttgaatgATGTTTATGAAATTAAGGATGAAAGTGAAGCAGTCCAAACTCTTCAAACATCAAGAAGGTATGCACAAACCTTCCAACACGCTGAGAATACATATGGTGCATTAACAATATAGTATGTGTCTGTCTTTTCCGGATAGTTCAAGTCATCTATTGTAGATATAGCAGTCAACAACTGCAGAAGGTGATCAAACAGAGACTGTCAACTATGAAGAAAAGGGGAGACTgggataaggaaaaaaaaaaattccctaaATTACTGGCATACCCTCAATTGATTCAATGCAGAAAATTTTAAACCAGACATATCCAACACTTTAACACAGGTGCCAATGTATCGTCCATGTTTCCTTGTAGCTGTtggctaaaataaaaattacaaataaatgaataagCTAGTAGGGCATAAGAGAATTTCTAAGATTGACTAAGCAGTCTAAGGTACTCACCAAGATCACTCGATCCCTATATTCATTCAGTTGGATGTGTGATTGTATATAGTATTTGTCCTAAACAAAAAGAACTGGCAATTTAATATCAAATAGATAATTCAAAGGAGTTTAGAAGCCACATTGAGGAATATAGACAGCAGACACCAAGCAGACATTGAACACTAAAGCATTTACGTAGTGCAGTGTAATTGTTAATGTCTATCGAAGAAACCTTGTAAGGTGTTAAGAGATTCTCAGGAACTGAAGTTTcctaggaagaaaaaaaggaccTCTACTCCAGTAAGCAATCACTAATGAATCGGTGCAGTCTATGTATTGTTGTGTAAAGTTAAgatgaaaaaagatgataaatatCCTTACAGATGCTTTATCATATGTACTGAGCCCAACACCAACAGCAATGACAGGTAGATCCTGGAAAAATCcagccaaaaaagaaaaaaattaggaattaCTTATTGATAGAAGTGTTTCAGATTGTTTAGAAAgatgcaattttttatttcttataataataacatCATCCGCATAGGTTGAAGGTAGGGAAGGGAAGAACCAAGAGGGAGGATgaatataaaacttaaattcaTATTAGAGATCAAAAGATCTAACTTAAAACATGTGTACCTCCTTTGAGTAACCAGACATTCCTATAAGTTGAGAATCCCGTATGGCTTTGTACAAATCCGTAGGGATAGGCTTctgttatacaaaataaaattgaacaatgCAGCACCATTATGATCTGATtgagaaatataataaaaatttatgttatgaTAAAGTGTGATGAATAGATATgaataagaataagaaagaaTGCTAAATAATTCAGCTGACCATGAGAATCTCATATGTTGAGTGATTTTATCCAAATTCCTGTACCCACAATGATATGGTTTTTTATAGTATTGAGTCTATTGACACCAACATGAGCCAGTTTGTCAAAAGTGTAAGTATTTTGTACTAATAAAAGTTCTATATAGATGGGATCGAAAGTCAATCCATAAGTGACAGTCCTCAGTTTCATGTATTCATCCATGATAGAAAGGAATTAAAATAGATTTAGAAATTTACCATGCTCAGTACCAATATTAAAGACTATATATGCACTTGATCAGAAAAATTCGCTCTAAGAACCAACTTATGGCTCTTTTATTGTCCATATCAGATTATTCACACGTATATAAGAGACTGAAGTTTAGAGAAAGGGAAAGTGTGACAACTCTGAAGAtttagtctttttctttttctgctcACATAAATTGATGCATGTGGTTTACACCTATcttcaaagtaaataaattagcTAATACTAATGACTGCTCTCAAGGCACTTGCTAAGGATTCAAAAGTAGAAAGTACTAAAtgaaatgcaatttttttaagcCTCCAATGTATTGGGTGCCATACTCTTCATTATATATTGTTCATTTTTGGCACTAGTTAGCAAGatcctttaaataaataaaacacacacacacacttaggAATGTTCCAAAATCATCAGATATCTTCAAATTGAGTTCTACATGTATATCGGTCATCTAAATATTGTAACTCTCCCATTATTTGCCTTACATTTAGCTTAAATGGCCAAACTCAACATAAATGGTAAATGAGGTTTTTGTCAGACATTTGGACTTCCATAAATCTTAGATgcaggaatttcagaaaaataagaTGTAGCAAAGAAGGCTAGTGAAAAGATAACCAGAAAACAGAAATTCAGGAAATAATTGCAGAATCAAGGAACTCACCCTTAAAACATTGTCAATCTCATTTTCCACCCTCCAGTTCAAACAATCAATTAACTGT
This window harbors:
- the LOC100785046 gene encoding SEC14 cytosolic factor, with protein sequence MGGGNQEAVKQLQTLMENVDDEQLKNTFQIMHQGYQTETLIRFLKARDWSVAKAHKMLIDCLNWRVENEIDNVLRKPIPTDLYKAIRDSQLIGMSGYSKEDLPVIAVGVGLSTYDKASDKYYIQSHIQLNEYRDRVILPTATRKHGRYIGTCVKVLDMSGLKFSALNQLRLLTAISTIDDLNYPEKTDTYYIVNAPYVFSACWKVVKPLLQERTRRKIQVLQGCGKEELLRVMDYASLPHFCRKEDSKSSKHHASGNSENCFSFNHAFHQQLYNHIKQQAIIMESISPIRQGSFCVDIPEPDPDDAKIAKTIENEFHKLENQKNGFTNSLTGLLQLMAIESYATKASNCFWPLLSHFYLLITLWSLLEKEGYTCRSYLYPVIRSNIVMFASTRCKILQADLNLISTTTLR